A genome region from Natronobeatus ordinarius includes the following:
- a CDS encoding PKD domain-containing protein has translation MTAGPQNEDAPHRTSGWYGHGRATRTAIAAVALIVCVALAVGFVGGVSTQTDDFRWAPTEPTVGEPVTFDVSGYDADGDQYRWWFGDGETAETDGPSVQHTYEEAGTYTVSFATDGARDYTEIVVSEPQSPTAAFDWEPDQPTAGQTVTFDASDSTSPNGEIERYRWLFEGGGYGDWQTESTTTYTFETAGMHVVGLEVEDEADQRDSYATEAFQIEEPQSPTAAFEWTPPQPIAGQAVTFDASDSTSPNGEIERYRWLFEGGGYGDWQTESTTTHTFETAGMHVVGLEVEDEAGQRDSYATEAFQVGEPQSPTAVVDWEPDQPIVGETVSFDASDSTSPNGEIVEYRWDVTGDGSLDDVTTEPTISHTYDEEGGVVIGLEVEDEVGQTADTGAEFSVAPAETPPPEPDEPIARCTIEPTTVGVGETVVVDASASADADAISVDFQGDGQWDVRWADAFVHETSFDEPGTYEPVVRAWGELERHDDVTCPTVTVEDEPADDFPGTGEDTDEPSDDRPGTEEGDDAEDSPVDDAEDSPVDDAEDPPADDAEDPPSDDEAESIVPPPIRDNLGLVAIGLLTLLGLGWAAISGPLGGGGSSGSGGRPTPMPKSPGGGDEPARYETGVVTLPTAGGPVSVTDVGFEPDLLVFTATTADATDGDVASDRTVGWTQGIAVQGEDTLEQHAVTVADDARSTERGTCGTSTGDAFELAVHGDRSLGTLQGSVTAMTDDGFDLTVRTTGSDAAIDGQVRLLYQAFATGTALDVDAGTFLTPTEPGRQHVPLDIDASVVTLATSTAVGGLGETWTTDRSIGVSMGAAASPGAAADGGPTDARAAETDGGLLEQAVWSASVWPGRSNDAAARCGTDGALALCYQDGDRIAGRTTATVTGLGERLELQFDRTYSGPHKIDPTGAHPVQYLAIDAGELTPAVGAVRLPAPDETLAVDCGFEPGLIEVTTSRSAALDHARHTGDVPFGWATGTAIVRDGVLAQYALSGAGSVPDPDIDLDSFDVAEPADAGGASTAGEVGPVVATPGVASGAVDVDPDAIADRLPEGFEPTAAGPGTDDDEDSAEAIGDVLEDPSDVELTDGGTDEAIEPAVGDGLELSDDARDRLEPDTGPGLDPSIDPGPDLGDRTADDGTDEFDSAAPTPPGDGHVASTLAVDDDGEIVGRDTVRVASVDSSGFALAVEGLRVTDHDRSAEARPYVWYRAWPTTGAGTREFDSAMSKVSNETEENRPEHRDATEGGVR, from the coding sequence ATGACTGCAGGGCCACAGAACGAGGATGCGCCCCATCGGACGAGCGGATGGTACGGTCACGGTCGGGCCACGCGAACCGCGATCGCGGCAGTCGCCCTGATCGTGTGCGTAGCGCTCGCGGTCGGCTTCGTCGGCGGCGTGTCGACCCAGACGGACGACTTCAGGTGGGCGCCGACGGAGCCGACAGTCGGCGAGCCGGTGACCTTCGACGTGAGCGGCTACGACGCCGACGGCGACCAGTACAGGTGGTGGTTCGGCGACGGCGAAACCGCCGAGACCGACGGCCCGTCCGTCCAGCACACCTACGAGGAGGCCGGCACGTACACCGTTTCGTTCGCAACGGATGGCGCGCGCGACTACACCGAGATCGTCGTCTCGGAGCCGCAGTCACCGACCGCCGCGTTCGACTGGGAACCCGATCAGCCGACCGCCGGCCAGACGGTAACCTTCGACGCGAGCGACTCGACGTCGCCCAACGGCGAGATCGAACGCTACCGGTGGCTCTTCGAAGGCGGTGGATACGGCGACTGGCAGACGGAGTCGACGACCACCTACACGTTCGAAACGGCCGGGATGCACGTCGTCGGACTCGAGGTCGAAGACGAGGCTGATCAGCGAGATTCGTACGCGACGGAAGCGTTCCAGATCGAAGAGCCACAGTCGCCAACTGCGGCGTTCGAGTGGACGCCACCACAACCGATCGCCGGCCAGGCGGTAACCTTCGACGCGAGCGACTCGACGTCGCCCAACGGCGAGATCGAACGCTACCGGTGGCTCTTCGAAGGCGGTGGATACGGCGACTGGCAGACGGAGTCGACGACCACCCACACGTTCGAAACGGCCGGAATGCACGTCGTCGGACTCGAGGTCGAAGACGAGGCTGGCCAGCGAGATTCGTACGCGACGGAAGCGTTCCAGGTCGGGGAGCCACAGTCGCCGACCGCCGTGGTCGACTGGGAACCCGATCAGCCGATCGTCGGCGAGACGGTGAGCTTCGACGCGAGCGACTCGACGTCGCCGAACGGCGAGATCGTCGAGTACCGATGGGACGTAACCGGAGACGGTTCGCTCGACGACGTGACGACCGAGCCGACGATCAGCCACACCTACGACGAGGAGGGCGGCGTTGTGATCGGGCTCGAGGTCGAAGACGAGGTCGGTCAGACGGCAGACACCGGTGCCGAGTTCTCCGTGGCGCCTGCGGAAACCCCACCTCCAGAGCCCGACGAACCGATCGCCCGCTGTACGATCGAACCGACGACCGTCGGCGTCGGCGAGACAGTCGTCGTCGACGCGAGCGCCTCGGCGGACGCGGACGCGATCAGCGTCGACTTCCAGGGCGACGGGCAGTGGGACGTGAGGTGGGCCGACGCGTTCGTCCACGAGACGAGTTTCGACGAGCCCGGGACGTACGAGCCGGTCGTGCGCGCGTGGGGCGAACTGGAACGCCACGACGACGTCACGTGTCCCACCGTGACGGTCGAGGACGAGCCGGCTGACGACTTTCCTGGAACTGGGGAAGATACTGACGAGCCGTCGGACGACCGCCCGGGAACTGAGGAAGGTGACGACGCTGAGGACTCTCCGGTGGACGACGCTGAGGACTCTCCGGTGGACGACGCTGAGGACCCACCGGCGGACGACGCTGAGGACCCGCCGTCAGACGACGAAGCGGAGTCGATCGTCCCACCACCGATCCGGGACAATCTGGGCCTCGTCGCGATTGGCTTACTGACGCTTCTCGGACTCGGATGGGCCGCGATCAGCGGCCCGCTCGGTGGCGGCGGCTCGAGCGGTTCGGGCGGCCGGCCGACGCCGATGCCGAAATCGCCAGGTGGCGGCGACGAACCGGCACGGTACGAAACCGGCGTGGTCACGCTCCCGACGGCCGGCGGCCCCGTCTCCGTCACCGACGTCGGATTCGAACCGGACCTGCTCGTGTTCACGGCGACGACCGCGGATGCGACCGACGGCGACGTCGCGTCCGATCGAACGGTCGGCTGGACCCAGGGGATCGCGGTGCAAGGGGAAGATACCCTCGAACAGCACGCCGTCACCGTCGCCGACGACGCCCGGAGCACCGAGCGAGGGACCTGCGGAACGAGTACCGGTGACGCGTTCGAACTCGCCGTTCACGGCGACCGTTCGCTGGGGACGCTCCAGGGTTCGGTTACGGCGATGACCGACGACGGATTCGACCTCACGGTGCGGACGACTGGATCCGACGCCGCGATCGACGGGCAGGTCCGGCTCCTCTACCAGGCGTTCGCCACGGGGACAGCACTCGACGTCGACGCCGGCACGTTCCTGACGCCGACGGAACCCGGGCGCCAGCACGTCCCGCTGGACATCGACGCCAGCGTCGTGACGCTCGCGACGTCGACCGCCGTCGGGGGGCTCGGGGAGACCTGGACCACCGATCGGTCGATCGGCGTCTCGATGGGGGCGGCGGCGAGTCCCGGCGCGGCCGCCGACGGTGGTCCGACGGACGCTCGTGCGGCCGAGACGGATGGTGGCCTCCTCGAGCAGGCCGTCTGGAGCGCGAGCGTCTGGCCCGGCCGATCGAACGACGCCGCCGCCCGGTGTGGGACCGACGGCGCGCTCGCCCTGTGTTACCAGGACGGCGACCGGATCGCCGGCCGGACGACCGCGACGGTTACCGGACTGGGCGAGCGCCTCGAGCTCCAGTTCGATCGGACCTACAGCGGCCCCCACAAGATCGACCCGACCGGTGCCCACCCGGTGCAGTACCTCGCAATCGACGCGGGTGAGCTGACGCCCGCCGTCGGCGCGGTCCGGCTGCCGGCACCCGACGAGACGCTGGCGGTCGACTGCGGGTTCGAACCCGGCCTGATCGAGGTGACGACGAGCCGGTCGGCGGCGCTCGACCACGCCCGTCACACCGGCGACGTCCCCTTTGGCTGGGCGACGGGAACCGCGATCGTCCGCGACGGCGTCCTGGCCCAGTACGCGCTCTCCGGGGCCGGGAGCGTTCCCGATCCCGATATCGACCTCGACTCGTTCGACGTCGCCGAACCCGCCGATGCCGGCGGTGCGTCGACGGCCGGCGAGGTCGGCCCGGTCGTGGCGACGCCGGGCGTGGCGTCCGGAGCGGTCGACGTCGATCCGGACGCGATCGCAGATCGCCTGCCGGAGGGATTCGAGCCGACCGCTGCGGGACCGGGAACCGATGACGACGAGGACTCGGCGGAGGCGATCGGCGACGTCCTCGAGGACCCCTCCGACGTGGAGCTGACCGACGGCGGAACCGACGAGGCGATCGAACCTGCCGTCGGCGACGGGCTCGAGTTATCGGACGACGCCAGGGATCGGCTCGAACCCGACACCGGCCCGGGACTCGATCCGTCGATCGACCCTGGTCCAGACCTCGGCGACCGGACCGCCGACGACGGGACCGACGAATTCGATTCGGCGGCGCCGACGCCGCCGGGTGATGGCCACGTCGCTTCGACGCTCGCGGTCGACGACGACGGCGAGATCGTCGGTCGGGACACGGTTCGCGTCGCGTCCGTCGACTCGAGCGGATTCGCACTCGCCGTTGAGGGTCTGCGCGTCACTGATCACGATCGCTCGGCCGAGGCACGGCCGTACGTCTGGTACCGGGCGTGGCCGACAACGGGGGCGGGAACACGAGAATTCGATTCAGCTATGAGCAAAGTATCAAACGAGACCGAGGAGAACCGACCGGAACACCGCGATGCCACCGAAGGGGGTGTGCGATGA
- a CDS encoding DUF6603 domain-containing protein: MTDTPDLSNGSTDQQLFIAVSRVFEPLVEAGEAAANGEYEPLERLLESVGVPADNLEDTFDVIAANAEAVAATWETIDQVVEGGELPPVSELRSLFDDVRAAVVSVRDLDNVTVPEIDGADVGSRLLDYLLLTYLRRYHASVYNGLAMVGVVIEGAPGTVDFTALPDVLEDPNSVVADLVAWGSDDFDVYVLLYYLREILWNLGIPASLSESNPAVAALASVSEGDDEFPIAVEQELRIPIVHEVTETGGVALSLALVPLPPTNDGLLPGVAVVPLGNASLNETIPLTDTVTFDAGFSAEQANWGLTIRPDAEDGIRAELESIGDGEAPTTVHGEAGVTIDSHEDETKRTLIGDSDGNRLAIGQVSVRASIRYDGDELSMAFETPTTGSIVLQPDAFDGFLANVLPGDGIDHDFDVTVGWSSSEGLYFERGGTLETSIPQNASIGPVTFEEIHLAVRPDADDGSGAEIDEDSRTIRLTGAASATVELGPATGTITRMGMDATLSFPEDAPFPPDLDVGFKPPDGIGLAIDSGPVSGGGFLEFDHENNRYAGAVQLHVGDLTLNAVGLLTTELPDGGDGFSLLVIVAGEFTPVQLGFGFTLNGVGGLVGIHRSMKKKPLQEAVASGSLDSVLFPEDPVANAQRIITDLRAIFPPTRDTHVFGPMVRLGWGTPTLITADLGVVLEVPSLNIAILGRLSALLPDDVAPLIELNMDVLGFVDQEAQEVSIDASLFDSRVLQWSLSGDFALRSGWGQNPRFILSAGGFHPEYEPPGTFPELDRVKASMGKPDDRIYVELSGYFALTTNTAQVGGKVDAAATAGSLEAAGTIWFDALFEFDPFFFTITFGVKFSVTYKGKGFSLTAKGKLEGPSPWYVEGRVEIDLKLKTIGKSFSGSIGSESDDDGLPPADVMSKLLEELERPGNWSAQRPADAGSLVTVRELDELTAPSTGPDADDDAAERVLVHPLGTISVRQTVVPLDFRIEVFGNARPATETKFTIEGAAAEGEADALELEGVLEEQFAPGQYLDLTEEEKLDSPSFESLPAGRTVESAGVFRGGDSAEERLRNAREATLCYETFVEDRRKGHWATPLADLGRFKQLPDAESYLTEPVRLAQAFDDVGAVATAKSRAVGKRKYVSPVVTAEATTVDAEAEPMTATVDVDAETDTLTVTAGPVVESGDVGSGDAVVDGPGDGDAGSGRLEFDERSISQTGEVSFESVTGGSTLSVEEGRYVPVDSADMTPAPFAEGPVSKTAARRAIARHVRANPAEKGRYQVVERRRVRATTEGIR, encoded by the coding sequence ATGACAGACACACCGGACCTATCCAACGGATCGACCGACCAACAGTTGTTCATCGCTGTATCGCGCGTCTTCGAACCGCTCGTCGAAGCCGGGGAAGCGGCCGCCAATGGCGAATACGAACCACTCGAACGGCTGCTCGAGTCGGTCGGTGTTCCCGCTGACAATCTCGAGGATACGTTCGACGTAATCGCTGCGAACGCAGAGGCTGTCGCGGCCACCTGGGAGACGATCGATCAGGTCGTCGAGGGTGGTGAGTTGCCGCCGGTGTCCGAGCTTCGATCCCTCTTCGACGACGTCAGGGCCGCCGTCGTGTCGGTTCGTGACCTCGACAACGTCACCGTACCCGAGATCGATGGGGCGGACGTCGGTTCGCGACTGCTCGATTACCTGTTGCTCACCTACCTGCGGCGATACCACGCCAGCGTGTACAACGGGCTCGCGATGGTCGGCGTCGTCATCGAGGGGGCCCCTGGAACGGTGGATTTCACCGCCCTTCCGGACGTCCTCGAGGATCCCAATTCTGTCGTGGCTGACCTCGTAGCGTGGGGGTCAGACGACTTCGACGTCTACGTGCTTTTGTACTACCTCAGGGAAATCCTCTGGAACTTGGGAATCCCGGCCTCGCTCTCGGAGTCCAACCCGGCGGTTGCCGCCCTGGCCAGCGTGAGCGAGGGAGACGACGAATTCCCGATCGCCGTCGAGCAGGAACTTCGCATTCCGATCGTTCACGAGGTAACGGAGACTGGCGGCGTCGCGCTCTCGCTCGCGCTCGTCCCGTTACCGCCAACCAACGACGGTTTGCTCCCGGGCGTCGCCGTCGTTCCACTCGGGAACGCTAGCTTGAACGAGACGATTCCGCTCACCGACACCGTGACGTTCGACGCCGGGTTCAGCGCCGAGCAGGCCAACTGGGGGCTGACGATCCGTCCCGACGCTGAGGACGGGATTCGAGCCGAACTGGAATCGATCGGCGACGGGGAAGCGCCGACGACGGTTCATGGCGAGGCGGGCGTCACGATCGATTCTCATGAAGACGAAACGAAACGAACGCTCATCGGTGACTCCGACGGCAATCGACTGGCGATCGGCCAGGTGTCAGTTCGCGCGAGCATCCGGTACGACGGTGACGAGCTCTCGATGGCGTTCGAGACGCCGACGACGGGATCGATCGTCCTCCAGCCCGACGCGTTCGACGGCTTTCTGGCGAACGTCCTCCCCGGAGACGGCATCGATCACGACTTCGACGTGACCGTCGGCTGGTCCTCGAGCGAGGGGCTGTACTTCGAACGCGGAGGCACGTTGGAGACCTCGATCCCGCAGAACGCCTCGATCGGCCCCGTCACCTTCGAGGAGATACACCTCGCAGTCCGACCCGACGCCGACGACGGGTCGGGTGCCGAGATCGACGAGGATTCTCGGACGATCCGGCTGACCGGGGCCGCCTCGGCGACGGTCGAGCTCGGCCCGGCGACGGGGACCATCACGCGAATGGGAATGGACGCGACGCTCAGCTTCCCGGAGGACGCCCCGTTCCCGCCGGACCTCGACGTCGGTTTCAAGCCACCGGACGGCATCGGCCTCGCGATCGACTCCGGGCCGGTCTCCGGCGGCGGCTTCCTCGAGTTCGACCACGAGAACAACCGGTACGCGGGCGCGGTCCAGCTCCACGTCGGCGACCTGACGCTCAACGCGGTCGGGTTGCTGACGACGGAGCTACCCGACGGCGGCGACGGCTTCTCGCTGCTGGTGATCGTCGCGGGGGAGTTCACGCCGGTGCAACTGGGCTTCGGCTTCACGCTCAACGGTGTCGGCGGGCTGGTCGGCATCCACCGGTCGATGAAGAAGAAGCCGCTCCAGGAGGCGGTCGCGAGCGGCTCGCTCGACTCCGTGCTCTTCCCGGAGGACCCGGTCGCCAACGCCCAGCGGATCATCACCGACCTGCGCGCCATCTTCCCGCCGACGCGGGACACGCACGTCTTCGGCCCGATGGTGCGACTGGGCTGGGGGACGCCGACGCTGATCACGGCCGACCTCGGGGTGGTCCTCGAGGTACCCTCGCTCAATATCGCCATCCTGGGGCGGCTGTCGGCACTGCTGCCCGACGACGTCGCGCCGCTGATCGAGCTCAACATGGACGTACTCGGCTTCGTCGACCAGGAGGCCCAGGAGGTCTCGATCGACGCCTCTCTCTTCGATTCACGGGTTCTCCAGTGGAGTCTGAGCGGCGACTTCGCCCTCCGAAGCGGCTGGGGCCAGAACCCGCGATTTATCCTCTCGGCGGGTGGCTTCCACCCCGAGTACGAGCCGCCGGGGACGTTCCCCGAACTCGACCGGGTGAAAGCGAGCATGGGCAAGCCCGACGACCGCATCTACGTCGAGCTCTCGGGGTACTTCGCGCTGACGACGAACACCGCCCAGGTCGGTGGCAAGGTCGACGCCGCGGCCACCGCCGGTTCGCTCGAGGCCGCCGGCACCATCTGGTTCGACGCCCTGTTCGAGTTCGACCCGTTTTTCTTCACGATCACCTTCGGCGTGAAGTTCTCGGTCACGTACAAGGGGAAGGGATTCAGCCTGACGGCGAAGGGAAAACTCGAGGGACCGTCGCCGTGGTACGTCGAGGGCCGCGTCGAGATCGATCTCAAGCTCAAGACGATCGGAAAGAGCTTCAGCGGGTCGATCGGCTCGGAAAGCGACGACGACGGCCTGCCGCCGGCGGACGTCATGTCGAAGCTCCTCGAGGAGCTCGAGCGCCCGGGCAACTGGAGCGCCCAGCGCCCCGCCGACGCCGGCTCGCTGGTCACCGTCCGCGAACTCGACGAGCTGACCGCCCCCAGCACGGGTCCGGACGCGGACGACGACGCTGCCGAGCGCGTGCTCGTTCACCCGCTCGGAACGATCTCGGTCCGCCAGACCGTCGTCCCGCTCGACTTCCGCATCGAGGTGTTCGGCAACGCCCGGCCGGCGACGGAGACGAAGTTCACGATCGAAGGGGCCGCCGCCGAGGGCGAAGCCGACGCGCTCGAACTCGAAGGTGTCCTCGAGGAGCAGTTCGCCCCGGGTCAGTACCTCGATCTAACCGAGGAGGAGAAGCTCGACAGTCCGTCGTTCGAGTCGTTGCCGGCCGGGCGGACGGTCGAATCGGCCGGCGTCTTCAGAGGCGGCGACTCCGCGGAAGAACGCCTGCGAAACGCCCGGGAGGCGACGCTGTGTTACGAGACGTTCGTCGAGGACCGGCGGAAGGGCCACTGGGCGACGCCGCTGGCCGACCTCGGCCGTTTCAAGCAGTTGCCCGACGCGGAATCGTATCTGACCGAACCCGTCCGACTGGCGCAGGCGTTCGACGACGTGGGCGCGGTCGCGACCGCGAAGTCACGGGCCGTCGGGAAGCGCAAGTACGTCTCGCCGGTCGTGACGGCCGAGGCGACGACCGTCGACGCCGAGGCGGAACCGATGACGGCGACGGTCGACGTCGACGCCGAGACGGACACGCTGACCGTGACGGCCGGACCGGTCGTCGAGTCGGGTGACGTCGGGTCGGGCGATGCAGTGGTCGACGGACCGGGCGATGGCGACGCCGGTTCCGGGCGCCTCGAGTTCGACGAACGCTCGATCTCACAGACTGGCGAGGTGTCGTTCGAATCCGTGACTGGCGGATCGACGCTCTCGGTGGAGGAGGGGAGGTACGTCCCCGTCGATTCGGCCGACATGACGCCGGCGCCCTTCGCCGAGGGGCCGGTCAGCAAGACCGCTGCCAGGCGGGCCATCGCCCGACACGTCCGGGCGAATCCGGCCGAGAAGGGTCGGTACCAGGTGGTCGAGCGCCGTCGCGTTCGCGCCACGACGGAGGGGATTCGATGA